In Pomacea canaliculata isolate SZHN2017 linkage group LG12, ASM307304v1, whole genome shotgun sequence, a single genomic region encodes these proteins:
- the LOC112553353 gene encoding uncharacterized protein LOC112553353 has protein sequence MSVKETFLTASLMTKLALIIISVSNFLNWIAFTTTSWYVTPTKWWGIWRQCDFGSCYLLDGVISDWHGTFQAFAILGFMGINIAMVLIILFLFVNACKSNGEVKMAAIGICFVTALCYLIAVIIYGAEKSPTGSVSYSSFYSLGYYLGYSYGLAIVAFILEAVTGVLLLLDGKALSVTTSPA, from the exons ATGAGCgtaaaagaaacttttcttaCAGCCTCCCTGATGACAAAGTTGGCTCTGATTATAATAAGTGTCAGCAACTTTCTCAACTGGATCGCCTTCACCACCACGTCTTGGTACGTTACTCCGACGAAGTGGTGGGGAATATGGCGACAATGTGACTTCGGCTCATGTTACCTTCTCGATGGAGTTATTTCAG acTGGCACGGGACTTTCCAGGCCTTTGCTATTCTTGGCTTCATGGGAATAAACATCGCCATGGTCCTTATCATCCTCTTCCTTTTTGTCAACGCCTGTAAGAGCAACGGCGAGGTCAAGATGGCGGCCATCGGGATCTGCTTCGTGACAG CTCTCTGTTATCTCATCGCTGTGATTATCTACGGGGCTGAAAAGTCACCTACTGGCTCCGTGTCCTACTCCTCCTTCTACTCCCTGGGCTACTACTTGGGCTACTCCTACGGCCTCGCCATCGTCGCCTTCATCCTGGAAGCCGTCACCGGCGTCCTTCTCCTGCTTGACGGCAAAGCCTTGAGCGTCACCACGTCACCGGCATAA